ACCACTGCAGAGCTGGTATACATGTCTTATacaaacatgtcaatatcaAAGAAAATCACTAACTGATCTGGAATCATATCAAATCCTTGTGTGTATACAGGTGTTAATACACAGATTAAGCTCTCAATCATTCAAGATAGTTAATGGGTTATAGTGTACAAACACATATACTTGGAGTAAGTCAATTGTTGTATATCCTGTTCTCAATATGAAGAAATACGACCAGATTGAAAAGTTGGCAGAACAATTTGCCAAACTTATCATCGCAGGAAGTGAGAGTGATATTCGTGAAGCACTGGAGCATTATGGGAAAGACAGCCGTGAACTCTGCTCCACAATTATCAGCAATGGAAATACAGGAATTCACATACTCGCTCAAAGACATAAACCATCACTCATCAAGTTAGTACTGGACAAGGGAGTGGACATAAATGCAAGGAACAATTTCGGTTTCACCCCTTTGTACGTAGCACTGTTCTATGGAAATGTTGAAACTGCCAAATTCCTGATGCGATGTGGTGCAGATGTGAATATGTTGCTGTCCAGGAAATCTCGAACATCTCTCCTCCACAAATTAACTTTTGCAAACAGGCTACAAGCTGTTCAGCTGTTGATCGAATATGGAGCAGACGTCAATGCCAAAGACAGAGAGGAAAGGTCACCTTTACATCTTGTGATGGTTAAAGGAAACACAAAGATGGCCACGCTGCTGATTGACAGTGGATGTGACATTAACTCGGTGGATGAGCAACAGAGGTCTCCCCTTCATACAGCACTCTTGTGCAAGAACACAGAAATGGCCAAGCTTCTGATACATGCAGGAGCAGATGTGACAATTCGGGACAGATGCGGGATGACGCCACTCCATCTGTCAGTGATGGCCAAGTTCATGGACATGGCCAAAATGATCATCAAGAGAAGTACAATGAACATCAACACCAAGGAAAAGCTGCTGGGCCGAACACCTCTCCATTTGGCATGTGCTGACAACAACCTCAAACTTGCGTCACTTCTGCTTGAAAACGGAGCAGATGCAACACTGACAACAAATTTCAGAAAATCTCCTCTCCATTTAACAGCACTGTGTGGTGGAGCAGAGACCACAAATCTGCTTTTGCGATACACAAGCAATATAAACATCctaacaataaacaacaaaaccccTTTGCATATTGCTGTCCAGGAAGAAAATTTCAACGTAGCTCTAATTCTAATTCAAGCAGGTGCAAACATCAACCTTCATGATCTGCATGGTCTGACCGCCCTTCACTACACTGCCCAGTCTGG
Above is a genomic segment from Haliotis asinina isolate JCU_RB_2024 chromosome 7, JCU_Hal_asi_v2, whole genome shotgun sequence containing:
- the LOC137290591 gene encoding putative ankyrin repeat protein RF_0381, whose product is MKKYDQIEKLAEQFAKLIIAGSESDIREALEHYGKDSRELCSTIISNGNTGIHILAQRHKPSLIKLVLDKGVDINARNNFGFTPLYVALFYGNVETAKFLMRCGADVNMLLSRKSRTSLLHKLTFANRLQAVQLLIEYGADVNAKDREERSPLHLVMVKGNTKMATLLIDSGCDINSVDEQQRSPLHTALLCKNTEMAKLLIHAGADVTIRDRCGMTPLHLSVMAKFMDMAKMIIKRSTMNINTKEKLLGRTPLHLACADNNLKLASLLLENGADATLTTNFRKSPLHLTALCGGAETTNLLLRYTSNINILTINNKTPLHIAVQEENFNVALILIQAGANINLHDLHGLTALHYTAQSGNMECARLLMRYGANANDSDTRQMTPLHMAIQNGHIEVAKYLIRAGARITVTDEDNKVPFDYDETGEVKASYERMQARLQRKRSLEAAAAAAAQTIG